The region ACCCGCTCCATGCGCTCGAAAGAGTCTGCCCACGACTATCGCTACTTTCCCGATCCCGACCTGTTGCCGCTGGTGGTCGACGAAAATTGGATCGCCGCGGTGCGCGACTCTTTGCTCGAGCTCCCCGCCGCGCGCAAGAGCCGCTTCATGTCGGAACTGGGGTTACCCGCCTATGACGCCGAGCTGCTAACCAGCCGCAAAGACATCGCCGACTTTTTCGAGCAGGCGTTAAAAATTCACGGCAACGCCAAGGTGCTCAGCAATTGGATCGTCGGCGACTTGTTTCGCGTGCTCAAAGAACGAAAGCTCGACGACCAGCTCTATATTGTGAACTGGCCGGTGTCGGCGACGCATTTAGCCGAGCTAGTGCAGCTCATCGATCAAGGAAAAATCAGCGGTAAGATCGCTAAGACAGTCTTCGAAGCGATGCTGGAAAGCGACAAAGCGCCCCGGCAAATCGTCAGTGAAAAAGGGCTGGAACAGGTTTCCGACTCGGGGAGTATCGAAACCGCCGTCGAGCAAGTGCTCGCATCCAACACCAAACAGGTCGAGCAGTTTCGCGCCGGCAACGACAAGGTTTTCGGTTTTCTCGTCGGCCAAGTGATGAAAGCGACCCAGGGCAAAGCCCATCCGCAAAAGGTCAACGAAATTTTACGCGACAAACTTACCGGCAACGGTTAGAGCGAAGTTTACTTGAAGATGCCAATCAGGGAATCGACGTGCGCGCTTCCGGTCGAAACCCCTGAGGCAGGCTGATCACGATACCGTTCAAGCCGTCTTGTTTGAACGTGCGCAGCTGGCGCTCGGCGTCGTCGCGCACGGAGAAATTTCCCAAACGCACGCGCAGCGAGCCTTCGCCGCCCGCTTCGGTCAGCGACACCGCATAACCGCGCTTCTCCATCGTCTCGGCCCAACGCTGGGCCTTATCTTTGTCATTGAATGCCAATTGGATGACGAACCCCTCTAACGCCTTGGGCGCTTTCGGCGCGCTGCGCGCCACCTCAGGTTTGGGCGGCAGAACTTCTGCTGGTTTATTTTTTAACGATGCCAATTGCTCGCCTGCCGACTTTTCAGTAGCGGGCGCCAACGGCTTCACTTCGACGACTCGAGGTGGCACCAACCGCGCGACCTTCGAAGCTGCCGCGTTCGGACCGCTTTCCACTGGCAACGGTGGAACTGCGGCCGCTTGTGGCGCTTTGGTTTCGATAACCGGCTTGGCGATTGCCGGCGCTTTTGCTATCGGCGTTGGCGCCTGAGGCGGCGCCGGTTCGAGCGCCACCACCGTCAGCGGTGGACTGTTTTCTAGGTGCGCGATCGGCGCCGGTTGCGCCGCGCTGGCGGCGGGAACGCGCGGCACGGTCTCCATCTGCATCTCGCCCGGCAAGGCGGCGAGATTATGCTCACGAATCACCGGGCGAAAATCCAGCTGTGGCTGCTCGGCGCGGAGG is a window of Deltaproteobacteria bacterium DNA encoding:
- a CDS encoding SPOR domain-containing protein; this translates as MIIARTVNTIVGLCMLALGGCVLFEDVAPRKPETTGLIATPASYYSTPKARYLGTKYKDNLDRIVERITRNAKTSPLQFSNNISSVGGIGFFTHSATKTGDERFLEVVLATPDTFEVKGVFSDKVRRVFARYGLELLGITSGDSDIYQDRELSGYGLNLAWRNVVAERAGNRVTLERAIIYFNKDRVRNFLRQELSASDLLRDAVIYSVEDDGPLNLVSLRAEQPQLDFRPVIREHNLAALPGEMQMETVPRVPAASAAQPAPIAHLENSPPLTVVALEPAPPQAPTPIAKAPAIAKPVIETKAPQAAAVPPLPVESGPNAAASKVARLVPPRVVEVKPLAPATEKSAGEQLASLKNKPAEVLPPKPEVARSAPKAPKALEGFVIQLAFNDKDKAQRWAETMEKRGYAVSLTEAGGEGSLRVRLGNFSVRDDAERQLRTFKQDGLNGIVISLPQGFRPEARTSIP